A window of the Brassica napus cultivar Da-Ae chromosome C5, Da-Ae, whole genome shotgun sequence genome harbors these coding sequences:
- the LOC106397412 gene encoding NAC domain-containing protein 55-like (The RefSeq protein has 1 substitution compared to this genomic sequence) translates to MGIQELDPLAQLSLPPGFRFYPTDEELMVDYLCRKAAGHDFSLQLIAEIDLYKFDAWVLPSKALFGEKEWYFFSPRDRKYPNGSRPNRVAGSGYWKATGTDKVISTEGRRVGIKKALVFYVGKAPKGTKTNWIMHEYRLIEPSRRNGSTKLDDWVLCRIYKKQSSAQKQAYGNLMTSASEYSNNGSSTSTSSHQYDDVLESLHEIDNRSLGYAAGSSHTIPHYNHRPGLTEQKTGFLDLAREQSYNWTNFGGHNSVQELGRNLNIPSLRYGDGGGYLHGLKTNEEDGKTQQQQAEGIPRFNNSGVLAHDQSFSVDPVNGFGHSGQQPSGFGFM, encoded by the exons atgGGTATTCAAGAACTTGACCCGTTAGCCCAGCTTAGCTTACCACCGGGTTTCCGGTTTTACCCGACCGACGAAGAGCTGATGGTTGATTATCTATGCAGAAAAGCCGCCGGTCACGACTTCTCTCTCCAGCTCATCGCCGAGATTGATCTCTACAAATTCGACGCGTGGGTTTTACCAA GCAAGGCGTTGTTCGGGGAAAAAGAATGGTATTTCTTCAGCCCAAGGGACAGGAAGTATCCGAACGGGTCCAGACCCAACCGGGTTGCTGGATCCGGTTATTGGAAAGCAACCGGTACGGATAAGGTTATCTCGACCGAGGGAAGAAGAGTTGGTATCAAGAAGGCTTTGGTGTTTTACGTTGGAAAAGCACCAAAAGGTACCAAAACTAATTGGATCATGCATGAGTACCGTCTCATCGAACCCTCTCGCAGAAATGGAAGCACCAAG CTTGATGATTGGGTCCTATGTCGAATATACAAGAAGCAATCAAGCGCGCAAAAACAAGCTTACGGCAATCTAATGACAAGTGCAAGTGAATATAGCAACAATGGTTCGTCCACGTCAACTTCATCTCACCAATACGACGACGTTCTTGAGTCCTTGCATGAGATAGACAACAGAAGTTTGGGTTATGCTGCCGGTTCATCACACACTATTCCTCATTATAATCATAGACCGGGTTTAACCGAACAGAAAACCGGGTTTCTTGATTTAGCAAGGGAACAGAGTTATAATTGGACGAATTTTGGTGGACACAACTCGGTCCAGGAGCTAGGACGGAATCTTAACATTCCAAGTCTCCGTTACGGCGACGGTGGTGGCTATTTACACGGTTTGAAGACAAACGAAGAAGACGGTAAGACGCAGCAACAACAAGCTGAGGGGATTCCTCGGTTTAATAACTCGGGCGTGTTGGCTCATGATCAAAGTTTCAGTGTTGACCCCGTTAACGGCTTCGGGTACTCGGGTCAACAACCTAGTGGTTTCGGGTTTATGTGA